In Corynebacterium aquatimens, one genomic interval encodes:
- a CDS encoding ribbon-helix-helix protein, CopG family, whose translation MTVRLTPEELASLDRVAAEKRMSCSEFMRQAINSLTAA comes from the coding sequence GTGACCGTCCGCTTGACTCCTGAGGAATTGGCTTCCCTAGACAGAGTCGCAGCTGAAAAACGGATGAGTTGTTCAGAATTTATGCGTCAAGCGATTAACTCTCTAACGGCCGCATGA
- the miaB gene encoding tRNA (N6-isopentenyl adenosine(37)-C2)-methylthiotransferase MiaB encodes MHPITARPADGSPRTYEVRTYGCQMNVHDSERLSGLLEDAGYVAAPQNEEADLIVFNTCAVRENADQRLYGTLGHLKEAKKHHPGMQIAVGGCLAQKDRDVVIEKAPWVDAVFGTHNMSALPALLDRARVSEEAQVEVVESLEVFPSVLPAKRESSYAGWVSVSVGCNNTCTFCIVPSLRGKEQDRRPGDILAEVKALVDQGVSEVTLLGQNVNAYGVNFVDPELERDRSAFSNLLRACGEIEGLERLRFTSPHPAEFTSDVIDAMAETPVVCPQLHMPLQSGSDKVLKDMRRSYRSKKFLKILDEVREKIPHASITTDIIVGFPGETEEDFQATLDVVEKARFTSAYTFQYSPRPGTPAAIMDDQIPKEVVQERFERLVALQDRIAGEENQKLIGTRQELLVQEPPTKKNKNQDRMSGRARDGRLVHFTPTGTIDQSIRPGDIVEVDITDAKPYFLIADSGVLSHRRTKAGDNSEAGQVPTTAPVGVGLGLPTIGAPAPAPAAAASGCGSCG; translated from the coding sequence ATGCACCCGATAACGGCGAGACCCGCTGATGGTAGCCCACGCACGTATGAGGTGCGCACGTACGGCTGCCAAATGAACGTGCACGACTCGGAGAGGTTGTCGGGTCTGTTGGAGGACGCGGGCTACGTTGCGGCCCCGCAGAACGAGGAAGCGGACCTCATCGTCTTCAATACCTGCGCGGTACGTGAGAACGCGGACCAGCGTCTCTACGGAACGCTCGGTCACCTCAAAGAAGCGAAGAAGCACCACCCAGGTATGCAAATTGCTGTTGGTGGGTGCCTTGCGCAGAAAGACCGAGACGTCGTCATTGAGAAGGCGCCGTGGGTCGACGCCGTCTTCGGTACCCACAACATGTCGGCGCTACCGGCGTTGTTGGACCGCGCACGCGTCAGCGAGGAAGCCCAAGTTGAGGTTGTCGAGTCGCTTGAGGTTTTCCCGTCGGTCCTTCCCGCGAAGCGGGAATCGTCCTACGCCGGCTGGGTAAGTGTTTCAGTTGGCTGCAACAACACGTGCACGTTCTGTATCGTGCCGTCGTTACGCGGAAAAGAGCAGGACCGCCGCCCGGGTGACATCCTCGCCGAAGTGAAGGCCCTCGTCGATCAGGGCGTGAGCGAAGTAACGCTGCTTGGACAGAACGTCAACGCATACGGCGTGAACTTTGTGGACCCAGAGCTGGAGCGCGATCGCAGCGCGTTTTCTAACCTGCTGCGTGCGTGCGGGGAGATTGAGGGCTTGGAGCGCCTCCGCTTCACCTCGCCCCACCCTGCGGAGTTCACTTCAGACGTGATTGACGCCATGGCGGAGACCCCGGTCGTGTGCCCGCAATTGCACATGCCGCTGCAGTCGGGTTCGGACAAGGTGCTCAAAGACATGCGCCGGTCCTACCGTTCGAAGAAGTTCCTCAAGATCTTGGACGAGGTCCGCGAGAAGATCCCGCACGCGTCTATCACCACTGACATCATCGTCGGCTTCCCGGGGGAGACGGAAGAAGATTTCCAGGCGACCCTCGACGTCGTGGAGAAGGCCCGGTTTACCTCCGCGTACACGTTCCAGTACTCGCCGCGTCCGGGTACGCCCGCCGCGATTATGGACGACCAGATCCCCAAGGAAGTCGTCCAAGAGCGCTTCGAGCGCCTCGTGGCGCTTCAAGACCGCATCGCGGGGGAGGAGAACCAGAAGCTCATCGGCACCCGCCAGGAGCTGCTGGTCCAGGAGCCACCGACCAAGAAAAACAAGAACCAGGACCGTATGTCCGGCCGCGCCCGTGATGGCCGCTTGGTGCACTTCACCCCAACCGGCACCATCGACCAATCCATCCGCCCCGGCGACATCGTCGAAGTAGACATCACCGATGCCAAGCCGTACTTCCTCATCGCCGACTCCGGCGTGCTCAGCCACCGCCGCACGAAAGCGGGCGACAACTCCGAAGCCGGCCAGGTTCCCACCACGGCACCGGTCGGCGTGGGCCTTGGCTTACCGACGATCGGAGCGCCCGCACCTGCACCCGCAGCCGCGGCCTCGGGCTGCGGTTCGTGTGGCTAG
- a CDS encoding type II toxin-antitoxin system ParD family antitoxin: MAKNTSVVLGDHFDGFIADQVESGRYATASEVMRAGLRMLEDREKKLENLRRAVQEGVDSGPAEPFDIEEFLESKMESRV; encoded by the coding sequence ATGGCGAAGAACACTTCAGTTGTACTTGGGGATCATTTTGATGGCTTCATAGCTGATCAAGTCGAAAGTGGGCGGTACGCAACGGCTAGTGAAGTAATGCGGGCCGGGCTGCGAATGCTTGAGGACCGTGAGAAGAAGCTTGAAAACCTTCGTCGGGCGGTCCAAGAAGGCGTAGACAGTGGACCTGCAGAGCCATTCGATATCGAAGAATTCCTAGAATCGAAGATGGAATCTCGTGTATAA
- a CDS encoding type II toxin-antitoxin system RelE/ParE family toxin translates to MYNFTPRAKKDLNNIWEYTEQHWGTSQARKYLNNLHSACVVIAKNPEIGRLRPEIAEGLRSFRVEKHVLYYLEAEQGLSVVRVLHERMDISNIY, encoded by the coding sequence GTGTATAACTTCACCCCGCGTGCCAAGAAGGATTTGAATAACATTTGGGAGTATACGGAGCAACACTGGGGCACATCGCAGGCTAGAAAGTATTTGAATAATCTTCATTCTGCTTGCGTAGTCATTGCGAAGAATCCTGAAATTGGGCGATTACGACCGGAGATTGCAGAGGGGTTGAGGTCGTTTCGAGTAGAGAAACATGTGCTGTACTACCTAGAGGCCGAGCAGGGTTTGAGTGTCGTTCGTGTCCTTCATGAACGCATGGATATATCGAATATCTATTAG
- a CDS encoding regulatory protein RecX — MSTHPRTGAQPDPEKLARLKAALEEFAEGHSPLIDEERDKAETKIREQALRLLDQRGRSRAELKQRLLRKNQPHGAHPGRTQAHGTPTGSPQTHGDKAHGHNLGLSGNPREVDPAVDPAVEDLIDSVLDSLQANGLINDAVFANEWVRQRSASKGKSSRALDQELKAKGVASEIRHEALSQLTEEDEEETARTFAHKKAREVKNPPADRAEYDKYLRRIVGVLARRGFPSGMSLRIAREALDDRIAAVSG; from the coding sequence GTGAGCACTCACCCTAGAACTGGCGCGCAGCCTGACCCTGAAAAGCTCGCGCGCCTCAAGGCGGCCCTTGAGGAATTCGCTGAAGGGCACTCCCCGCTTATCGACGAAGAGCGGGACAAAGCCGAAACGAAAATCCGTGAGCAGGCCCTCCGTTTGCTTGACCAACGCGGCCGCTCCCGTGCGGAACTGAAACAGCGCCTCTTGCGGAAGAACCAACCGCACGGCGCCCACCCCGGCAGGACCCAAGCCCACGGCACGCCAACCGGAAGCCCCCAAACGCACGGGGACAAAGCACACGGGCACAACCTCGGTCTCTCCGGCAATCCCCGCGAAGTTGATCCCGCAGTTGATCCCGCAGTTGAGGACTTGATCGACAGCGTTCTCGATTCGCTGCAGGCCAACGGCCTGATTAACGACGCCGTCTTCGCCAACGAATGGGTCCGCCAGCGAAGTGCGAGCAAGGGTAAGTCCTCCCGCGCTCTTGACCAGGAGCTCAAAGCGAAGGGTGTTGCGTCCGAGATTCGACACGAAGCGCTGAGCCAGCTCACCGAGGAAGACGAGGAAGAAACGGCGCGCACCTTCGCACATAAAAAGGCCCGGGAGGTGAAGAACCCTCCCGCGGATCGCGCTGAGTACGACAAGTACCTCCGCCGCATCGTCGGTGTCCTCGCCCGTCGCGGTTTTCCCAGCGGAATGTCGCTGCGCATAGCCCGCGAGGCCCTCGACGACCGCATCGCAGCAGTCTCCGGCTAA
- the recA gene encoding recombinase RecA, translating into MAAKKKTAASATNDRQNALDAAMAMIEKDFGKGAIMRLGEENRPPIRSISSGNTAIDVALGIGGWPRGRIVEIYGPESSGKTTVALHAIAQAQKDGGIAAFIDAEHALDPDYAKKLGVDTDNLLVSQPDTGEQALEIADMLVRSGAIDIIVIDSVAALTPKAEIEGDMGDSHVGLQARLMSQALRKMTGALYNSGTTAIFINQLREKIGVMFGSPETTTGGKALKFYSSVRCDVRRIQTLKDGQDSIGNRTRLKVVKNKVSPPFKIAEFDIMYGEGISRESSIIDMGVDNGIVKKSGSWFTYEGEQLGQGKEKARMFLKQNPDLANELERKIFEKLGVGEFAGNDELSDESIDMVPNVDFDDEDVAPAGAES; encoded by the coding sequence GAGAAGGACTTTGGCAAGGGCGCGATCATGCGCTTGGGGGAGGAAAACCGCCCGCCGATTAGGTCCATCTCTTCCGGCAATACGGCGATTGATGTGGCGCTCGGCATCGGTGGCTGGCCGCGTGGTCGCATCGTGGAGATTTACGGGCCGGAGTCCTCCGGTAAGACCACGGTGGCCCTTCACGCGATTGCCCAGGCGCAGAAGGATGGCGGCATTGCCGCGTTCATTGACGCGGAGCACGCGCTCGACCCGGATTACGCAAAGAAGCTTGGCGTGGATACGGATAACCTTCTCGTTTCCCAGCCGGATACCGGTGAGCAGGCGCTTGAAATTGCGGACATGCTTGTTCGTTCCGGCGCGATCGACATCATCGTCATTGACTCGGTTGCGGCGCTTACGCCGAAGGCGGAAATTGAGGGCGACATGGGTGATAGTCACGTGGGTCTCCAGGCCCGCCTCATGTCCCAGGCGCTGCGCAAGATGACCGGTGCGCTGTATAACTCCGGCACCACCGCGATCTTCATCAACCAGCTGCGTGAGAAGATCGGTGTCATGTTCGGCTCCCCGGAGACCACTACCGGTGGTAAAGCGCTGAAGTTCTACTCCTCGGTCCGCTGTGACGTGCGTCGTATTCAGACGCTCAAGGATGGCCAGGACTCCATCGGTAACCGTACCCGCCTCAAGGTCGTGAAGAATAAGGTTTCCCCGCCGTTCAAGATCGCAGAGTTCGACATCATGTACGGCGAGGGAATCTCGCGCGAGTCCTCCATCATCGACATGGGTGTGGACAACGGCATTGTGAAGAAGTCCGGTTCCTGGTTCACCTACGAAGGCGAGCAGCTCGGCCAGGGCAAGGAGAAGGCCCGCATGTTCCTCAAGCAGAACCCGGATCTGGCCAATGAGCTGGAGCGGAAGATCTTTGAGAAGCTCGGGGTGGGGGAGTTCGCTGGCAACGATGAGCTCAGTGATGAATCGATCGACATGGTCCCTAACGTGGACTTTGATGATGAAGATGTCGCACCCGCTGGCGCGGAGAGCTAA